One segment of Candidatus Nitrospira nitrificans DNA contains the following:
- a CDS encoding M16 family metallopeptidase, giving the protein MTSSIFITIMQTIHYHWRIYLLATLLAFGSVSISFGAEPSEYILSNGMKVLLVEVPKAPVATVQVWYKVGSRNEVMGRAGLSHMLEHMMFKGTARYPKGSFSRIVRKNGGIDNAFTGQDFTAYFENVAADRVGLALELEADRMQGLLLDHNEFQTERDVVKEERRLRSEDDPQGALVEALFAQAFLSHPYHWPVIGWFADLDAMALEDLQRHYDTFYSPNNATLVVVGDIKVESLLPTIKRLFEPIPRGPSPRQGLAPEPDQRGERRFLLKREAQVPFVMMGFRVPNYSSEDSYALDILESILSQGKSSRLYQSLVYDQKNSLAVGAEYSVLQTDPGLFYFYSLVNPSAKVEAVEESIQREIARLQNELPSEQELQRAKNQVEAARVFEQDSNFRHAMLMGQAESVGAGWRRIDQFVERIRAVTAKDVQRVAKQYLTQDNRTVGILIPLPPPPPDPSPTAVHEGKS; this is encoded by the coding sequence ATGACGAGTTCCATCTTCATCACGATCATGCAAACTATCCATTATCATTGGCGCATCTACCTCCTAGCGACGCTGCTTGCCTTCGGCTCCGTCTCGATTTCGTTCGGCGCAGAACCGAGCGAATACATTCTCTCGAACGGGATGAAAGTATTGCTGGTCGAGGTTCCCAAGGCTCCGGTGGCCACGGTGCAGGTGTGGTACAAAGTCGGTTCCCGAAACGAGGTCATGGGACGGGCCGGACTCTCGCACATGCTCGAGCACATGATGTTCAAAGGCACGGCCCGTTATCCGAAAGGCTCATTTTCCAGAATCGTCAGGAAGAACGGCGGCATCGACAACGCGTTTACCGGGCAGGACTTTACCGCCTATTTTGAGAATGTGGCGGCCGATCGTGTCGGACTGGCTCTTGAACTGGAAGCGGACCGCATGCAGGGCCTCCTTCTCGATCACAACGAATTTCAGACCGAGCGCGACGTCGTAAAGGAAGAACGTCGCCTCAGATCCGAGGATGACCCGCAGGGTGCGCTGGTTGAAGCGCTGTTTGCCCAGGCCTTCCTCAGCCATCCCTACCATTGGCCCGTCATCGGATGGTTCGCCGATCTCGATGCGATGGCTCTCGAAGATTTACAGCGCCACTACGACACGTTTTACTCTCCCAACAATGCAACCCTCGTGGTGGTGGGTGATATCAAAGTGGAATCTCTACTTCCGACGATCAAACGTCTGTTTGAACCGATTCCCAGAGGTCCCTCACCCAGGCAGGGCCTGGCACCGGAACCGGACCAGCGAGGCGAGCGCCGCTTTCTCCTGAAACGCGAAGCCCAGGTGCCCTTTGTCATGATGGGGTTTCGCGTGCCAAACTATTCAAGCGAGGACTCCTATGCGCTCGACATCCTCGAATCGATCCTGTCTCAGGGGAAGAGCTCCCGTCTCTACCAAAGCTTAGTGTATGACCAGAAGAATTCGTTGGCCGTCGGCGCCGAGTACAGCGTGCTGCAGACGGATCCCGGCCTGTTTTATTTCTACTCATTGGTCAATCCCAGCGCGAAAGTCGAAGCGGTCGAAGAATCCATCCAGCGCGAGATCGCGCGGCTCCAGAATGAGCTGCCGTCCGAGCAGGAGCTTCAGCGGGCCAAGAACCAAGTCGAGGCGGCGCGCGTCTTCGAGCAAGATTCGAATTTTCGCCATGCCATGTTGATGGGGCAGGCGGAGTCCGTCGGCGCAGGCTGGCGGCGGATTGATCAATTCGTGGAACGGATCCGCGCGGTAACGGCGAAGGACGTCCAGCGCGTTGCCAAACAATATCTCACTCAAGACAATCGGACCGTCGGCATTCTCATTCCGTTGCCTCCTCCCCCTCCAGACCCGTCCCCCACGGCCGTCCATGAGGGGAAGTCATAG
- a CDS encoding cell division protein ZapA codes for MTKTIDVEIYGQRYAITGDGDDAYVRRLANFVDDHMKHLAEGMKTTTPSKLAVLTAINLAHQLFESEKKRVQGEADVERRMVTLMESIDEQMPTSLFR; via the coding sequence TTGACTAAGACCATTGATGTGGAAATTTATGGTCAACGGTACGCGATCACGGGAGACGGCGATGATGCCTATGTCCGGCGGCTGGCCAATTTTGTCGATGATCACATGAAACATCTGGCGGAAGGAATGAAGACCACAACCCCGTCGAAGTTGGCGGTGCTGACGGCGATCAACCTTGCGCATCAACTGTTTGAGTCTGAGAAGAAGCGGGTTCAAGGGGAGGCTGATGTCGAGCGGCGGATGGTGACGTTGATGGAATCGATCGACGAACAGATGCCGACATCGCTCTTTCGGTAG
- the xseB gene encoding exodeoxyribonuclease VII small subunit has product MAGVKFEQAMARLEAIVGELENGDLPLDESLKIFEEGIRLSKNCLKVLEEAERKVEVLVQDKNGKKQLRAFTSDDIAVQGSAEDL; this is encoded by the coding sequence GTGGCTGGGGTGAAGTTCGAACAAGCGATGGCCAGATTGGAAGCCATTGTGGGTGAATTGGAGAACGGAGATCTGCCGCTGGATGAATCATTGAAGATTTTCGAAGAGGGCATTCGGCTGTCCAAGAATTGTTTAAAAGTATTGGAAGAGGCTGAACGGAAAGTCGAAGTGCTTGTTCAGGATAAGAATGGGAAAAAGCAATTGCGCGCCTTCACCTCCGATGACATTGCCGTCCAGGGTTCCGCTGAAGACTTATAA
- the rny gene encoding ribonuclease Y, translating to MYIILSVIFGAVVGAGVFDFLRRRMTGAKQAEAEDLAKQVVQNAQREAENILKEARFEAKDLVFKAKSEFEQEQKAKLAELSAVEKRLIQREGTLDGKVAVLEKRENESRKREADFAKREEGLAVKESACAKAEREHRDALERVAGMTADEAKKQLILEMESQAKLDAVGLAKRTIEEARENAEREAREIITSSIQRVVRDYVSESTISVVPIANDAMKGRIIGREGRNIRALEAATGIDLIIDETPEAVIISGFDPLRREIAKVSLERLMHDGRIHPTRIEEIVEKVKVDIDKLMYEEAEKIIFELGLSDFHPELIKVLGRLKYRTSYGQNNLYHAREASYICGIMASELGLDVRLARRGALLHDIGKAVSHEEEGPHAMLGAEIAKKYGESPKIVNAIAAHHEQVEPICPESVLVAAAEALSAARPGARREALESYVKRLEKLESLATGHKGVQKAYAIQAGREIRVIVRQEDITDAESFQLSRELAKKIEQELTYPGQIKVTVIRESRYVEYAK from the coding sequence ATGTACATAATCCTTTCGGTGATCTTCGGGGCTGTGGTCGGCGCCGGAGTATTTGATTTCCTGCGACGACGGATGACGGGCGCCAAACAGGCCGAGGCGGAAGACTTGGCGAAGCAGGTTGTGCAGAACGCGCAACGAGAGGCGGAGAATATTCTCAAAGAAGCCAGGTTCGAAGCCAAGGATCTGGTTTTCAAAGCCAAGTCTGAATTCGAGCAAGAGCAGAAAGCCAAACTGGCTGAACTCTCGGCGGTCGAGAAACGTCTGATCCAACGAGAAGGAACGCTGGACGGAAAGGTTGCCGTCCTGGAAAAGAGAGAAAATGAGTCGCGCAAGCGCGAGGCGGATTTCGCGAAACGAGAAGAAGGGTTGGCGGTCAAGGAGTCGGCTTGCGCCAAGGCTGAGCGCGAACATCGAGACGCGCTGGAGCGGGTCGCCGGGATGACGGCCGATGAAGCCAAGAAACAATTGATCCTCGAAATGGAGTCGCAAGCGAAGCTCGATGCCGTAGGCCTTGCCAAGCGAACGATCGAAGAGGCTCGCGAGAACGCCGAACGCGAGGCGCGGGAAATCATCACCAGCTCGATTCAGCGTGTCGTTCGCGACTATGTCTCGGAATCCACGATCTCGGTGGTTCCCATCGCGAACGATGCCATGAAAGGTCGAATCATCGGCCGGGAAGGGCGCAATATCCGCGCGCTTGAAGCGGCGACGGGCATTGATCTGATCATCGATGAAACTCCTGAAGCCGTGATTATCTCCGGATTCGATCCGTTACGGCGCGAGATCGCCAAAGTGTCGCTCGAACGGCTGATGCACGACGGGCGCATCCATCCCACGCGCATCGAAGAGATCGTTGAAAAGGTCAAGGTCGATATCGACAAGTTGATGTATGAAGAAGCGGAGAAAATTATTTTCGAACTGGGGCTTTCGGATTTTCACCCTGAGTTGATCAAGGTCTTGGGGCGTCTCAAGTATCGCACGAGCTACGGGCAAAACAATCTCTATCATGCCCGCGAAGCATCGTACATTTGCGGCATCATGGCGTCGGAATTGGGTCTCGATGTCCGACTGGCTCGCCGCGGAGCCTTGCTTCATGATATCGGCAAAGCGGTGAGCCATGAAGAAGAGGGGCCGCATGCCATGCTGGGCGCCGAGATTGCCAAGAAGTACGGCGAATCTCCCAAAATCGTCAACGCGATCGCCGCGCATCATGAGCAGGTAGAGCCGATTTGCCCGGAAAGTGTATTGGTGGCGGCGGCCGAAGCGTTGTCGGCGGCGCGTCCCGGCGCGAGACGTGAGGCGCTGGAGTCTTATGTGAAGCGGTTGGAAAAGCTGGAATCGCTGGCGACCGGGCATAAGGGCGTGCAGAAAGCGTACGCGATCCAGGCCGGACGCGAAATTCGCGTCATTGTCAGACAAGAGGACATCACCGACGCCGAGTCGTTTCAACTTTCCCGCGAGCTGGCGAAGAAGATCGAGCAGGAGTTGACCTATCCGGGACAGATCAAGGTCACCGTCATTCGAGAAAGCCGATACGTGGAATACGCCAAATGA
- the xseA gene encoding exodeoxyribonuclease VII large subunit, with amino-acid sequence MTSRQVLTVSELTAMVRASLETDFAEVWLEGEISNLRAPGSGHLYCILKDQTSQIRAVIFRSAAARLRFGLEEGLHVVAKGRLSVYEPRGEYQVILDHLEPQGRGAFQLAFEQLKRRLEAEGLFEMESKQSLPAFPRTVGIVTSPTGAAVRDLITVLQRRCPILSIIIAPVQVQGAGSAEQITAAIQALNGLGVVDVIIVGRGGGSSEDLWSFNEETVVRAIAASQVPIVSAVGHETDVTLADFAADVRAATPSAAAEMVVPVLAEIVERLGMLTVRCQQAMSARCLEQHQRLDLLLAHMGDIRFRILKEAQRVDGAVAGMREAVRAHLKQAMANAQTWTQALRSKSPALHVRRDLLIVPQLRLRVIAAMHHGLKRKTQHTHAYLGRLNGLSPLAILDRGYGIIQTMPGGEIIRDAGQVSVGEEILARLSRGQIRCTVEEIRLDSSV; translated from the coding sequence TTGACCTCGAGACAAGTTCTCACCGTCTCGGAACTGACCGCCATGGTTCGGGCTTCCCTCGAAACTGATTTTGCCGAGGTGTGGCTGGAAGGGGAAATTTCGAACCTGCGCGCGCCAGGGTCCGGGCATCTCTACTGTATTCTCAAGGACCAGACGAGTCAGATCCGGGCGGTCATCTTCCGCTCGGCGGCTGCTCGTTTGCGGTTCGGCCTCGAGGAGGGGCTTCATGTCGTCGCGAAAGGGCGACTTTCCGTCTACGAGCCTCGGGGAGAGTACCAGGTCATCCTCGATCATCTCGAACCCCAGGGGCGAGGCGCTTTCCAGTTGGCGTTTGAGCAACTCAAGCGCCGCTTGGAGGCCGAAGGACTCTTCGAGATGGAGAGTAAACAATCGCTGCCTGCCTTTCCTCGGACGGTCGGAATCGTGACCTCGCCGACCGGGGCGGCGGTTCGAGATCTGATTACCGTATTGCAACGTCGCTGCCCTATCTTGAGCATCATCATCGCGCCCGTACAGGTGCAGGGGGCTGGATCGGCTGAACAGATTACAGCCGCCATTCAGGCATTGAACGGGCTCGGAGTTGTCGACGTCATCATCGTCGGGCGGGGCGGTGGCTCGTCGGAAGATCTGTGGAGTTTCAACGAAGAAACCGTCGTGCGAGCCATCGCCGCGTCACAGGTCCCCATCGTATCGGCCGTCGGGCATGAGACGGATGTGACACTGGCCGACTTTGCGGCGGACGTACGGGCCGCAACCCCGTCCGCCGCCGCCGAAATGGTCGTCCCGGTGTTGGCGGAGATCGTCGAGCGGCTGGGCATGCTCACTGTCCGCTGTCAGCAAGCCATGAGCGCACGATGCCTGGAACAGCATCAACGACTTGATCTTTTGCTTGCCCATATGGGCGACATCCGATTCAGGATTCTCAAAGAAGCGCAGCGGGTGGATGGCGCGGTGGCAGGCATGCGAGAAGCGGTCCGCGCCCATCTCAAGCAAGCGATGGCGAATGCGCAAACATGGACGCAGGCGCTACGATCGAAGAGTCCGGCGCTCCACGTGCGTCGGGATTTGCTGATCGTTCCACAGTTGCGATTGCGTGTGATCGCCGCCATGCACCATGGCCTCAAACGGAAGACTCAGCACACCCATGCGTATCTGGGTCGATTGAACGGGCTGAGCCCGCTCGCGATTTTGGATCGAGGATACGGGATCATCCAGACGATGCCTGGCGGCGAGATCATTCGCGATGCCGGACAGGTCTCCGTCGGGGAGGAGATTCTAGCACGTCTCTCCAGGGGTCAGATCCGATGTACGGTGGAAGAAATCAGACTGGATTCCTCAGTATGA
- a CDS encoding lytic transglycosylase domain-containing protein, whose product MSADASRQTIMKISTKYHSIRGCGLAVASSLALVLGGVLSCDGYAAQVETFEQPAATGCPTAEECFMAAAWPKERLGQALTKEQGLALKLERLRKVTEGFPGTQWAKRAGLLSGVLLIDRNPAAALPFLRAAQRDFVVLDDYIRFWIGEALLRLGEAKEAAGMFEGVPQAVPDSNLLNQVALRAGEAWYQASSCPEALSWFTKVLTTNDKDPQIPQAWLRSALCSLRENKLAEGQEILKQLWTKFPQTKEAKEAETLLASNNGGGWTATPDTYYERAQAFLGQSLHAEAIEELKKFLARDPASPHRGEARLKLGIAQVRLKLYDQARDTFHALTAEQEPRADEATVWLARVYLRQGLGEKLLDLCRTLLRRTMTPEQKGQIHLFAGIWLEDEARFDEAVARYRQVAKLGEPASQRTEAQWREGWVLYRTARYQEAISVWQQIVDQKDSDLEPQALYWIARSYGHVESAKSKEVFALLCQRFPYTYYCQLAREQTGMSVFTQTKQESSVVAISSTPSASDVTQTPVQDLQASNRMQIELHPSYRRAVELRTLGLEQDAARELGVLTDRYSRDPEVVAALSIMLNEVGAYHQALRLVRSRFREKLERTGGIVAEGLWNVAYPTGLIPTIKLSGANGVDPFLVAAIIREESQYDRRAVSRVGAIGLMQVMPATANAVAQQHRLPSLSREDLFDQETNIRIGARYVEQLFTQFSGNVVQVIAAYNAGPIVVGTWAAAYRGRSEDEFVELIHYQETRQYVKRVLRSYKEYLRLAGHQKVVS is encoded by the coding sequence ATGAGTGCGGATGCAAGTCGTCAGACCATCATGAAGATTTCCACCAAGTATCATTCTATCCGCGGCTGCGGCCTGGCGGTCGCGTCAAGCCTGGCCCTTGTGCTCGGAGGCGTTCTCTCATGCGACGGGTATGCGGCACAGGTTGAGACGTTCGAACAACCGGCCGCCACGGGCTGTCCGACAGCGGAGGAATGCTTTATGGCGGCGGCCTGGCCGAAGGAGCGACTGGGTCAGGCGTTGACGAAGGAACAAGGGTTGGCGCTCAAACTAGAACGTCTCCGAAAGGTGACTGAGGGATTTCCCGGCACGCAGTGGGCCAAGCGCGCCGGGCTATTGTCCGGGGTGCTATTGATCGATCGAAATCCAGCTGCCGCTCTCCCCTTCCTTCGGGCAGCCCAGCGTGACTTCGTCGTGCTTGACGATTATATCCGATTCTGGATCGGAGAGGCCCTGCTGCGTCTAGGAGAGGCCAAGGAGGCGGCCGGCATGTTTGAGGGAGTGCCGCAAGCGGTCCCCGATTCCAATCTGCTCAATCAGGTCGCGCTCCGTGCCGGAGAGGCCTGGTATCAGGCCTCCAGCTGTCCCGAGGCCCTGTCTTGGTTTACCAAGGTCCTCACCACTAATGATAAGGACCCGCAGATCCCTCAGGCCTGGTTGCGGTCGGCCTTGTGTTCTCTCCGAGAAAACAAATTGGCGGAAGGACAAGAAATACTGAAGCAGCTGTGGACGAAGTTTCCACAAACTAAAGAGGCCAAGGAAGCCGAAACGCTGCTCGCGAGCAATAACGGGGGGGGGTGGACGGCGACGCCGGACACGTATTATGAGCGGGCTCAGGCTTTTCTAGGGCAGTCGCTCCACGCGGAGGCCATAGAGGAGTTGAAAAAGTTCTTGGCGCGAGATCCCGCCTCCCCGCACCGTGGGGAAGCCAGGCTGAAATTGGGTATCGCACAAGTTCGGTTGAAGCTGTACGACCAGGCACGCGACACGTTTCATGCGCTGACGGCTGAGCAAGAGCCTCGCGCGGATGAAGCCACTGTCTGGCTGGCGCGGGTCTATCTCAGGCAGGGGCTTGGGGAGAAGCTCTTGGATCTTTGCCGGACGCTCTTAAGGCGAACGATGACTCCGGAACAGAAAGGGCAGATCCATCTATTTGCCGGGATCTGGCTGGAAGACGAGGCACGGTTCGATGAGGCGGTCGCGAGGTATCGGCAGGTGGCGAAGTTGGGAGAACCAGCTTCTCAACGAACGGAAGCACAATGGCGGGAAGGGTGGGTGCTCTACCGAACGGCTCGTTATCAGGAAGCGATCAGTGTGTGGCAGCAGATCGTCGATCAGAAGGACAGCGATTTAGAGCCACAAGCCCTCTACTGGATTGCCCGCTCCTACGGTCATGTGGAAAGCGCGAAGTCAAAAGAGGTGTTTGCGTTGCTCTGTCAGCGGTTTCCGTATACCTATTACTGCCAGTTGGCGCGCGAACAAACCGGCATGTCGGTTTTCACGCAGACGAAACAGGAAAGTTCGGTCGTCGCGATCTCGTCCACTCCGTCTGCTTCGGACGTCACTCAGACGCCGGTCCAGGACCTTCAGGCAAGCAATCGGATGCAGATTGAGCTTCACCCGTCGTATCGGCGGGCGGTGGAACTCAGAACGCTCGGCCTTGAGCAAGATGCCGCGCGAGAGCTCGGCGTATTGACGGATCGGTATAGCCGCGACCCCGAGGTGGTGGCGGCATTGTCGATCATGTTGAACGAGGTCGGGGCCTACCATCAGGCCTTGCGTCTGGTGCGGTCTCGATTTCGTGAAAAGCTGGAGCGAACCGGCGGCATTGTCGCAGAGGGATTGTGGAACGTGGCCTATCCAACCGGATTGATCCCTACGATCAAACTGTCGGGCGCCAACGGGGTTGATCCGTTTCTGGTTGCGGCGATCATTCGGGAAGAGAGTCAATATGATCGGAGAGCCGTCTCGCGTGTCGGGGCGATCGGATTGATGCAAGTCATGCCCGCTACCGCCAATGCCGTGGCTCAACAGCATCGTCTTCCAAGCCTTTCCCGGGAAGATTTGTTCGATCAAGAGACCAACATCCGAATCGGGGCTCGGTATGTCGAGCAACTGTTTACACAGTTTTCCGGCAATGTCGTGCAGGTGATCGCTGCCTACAATGCCGGCCCCATCGTCGTAGGAACGTGGGCGGCGGCCTATCGAGGGCGGAGTGAGGATGAATTTGTCGAGTTGATCCATTATCAAGAAACCAGGCAATACGTCAAACGGGTCTTGCGGAGCTACAAAGAATATCTGCGTCTGGCTGGACATCAAAAAGTCGTTTCTTGA
- a CDS encoding M16 family metallopeptidase: MVIELRDRKRHSPAPRSVRWWSVTGMAALVLYGVCVATPGHAADISPTRLTGPNGMTVLVLEQHFLPIVEIHALIKAGSAQDPPEKAGLANLVAGLLDEGTTTRSSRQLAEQIDFVGGSLGVQAGEDFTTASARILKKDIDLGFTLLADILQRPSFPKQEFERVRSQILGEITSGNDDPGHVAMKAFNQLVFQNHPYRWPVNGTEDTLGKITLADVQTFYAKEYLPNQVILTIVGDVTVEQATTLVQTHFGSWKKGMVPPRTVKKPAVIDKKIVQLIEKDLTQSTIMIGHGGISRINPDFYAVTVMNHVLGAGGFSSRLMDSIRDKQGLAYGITSHYDARSMPGSFWINLQTRTETTNQAINGVLAEMKAIREAPVSDQELADAKAFLMGSFPLRLDSTAKLAQVLAQVEFFGLGFDYFSQYPKWIERVTKEDVQRVAKQYLDPQHYALVVVGNVAKAKVRH, encoded by the coding sequence ATGGTGATCGAGCTGAGAGACCGGAAGCGCCATTCTCCTGCCCCTCGATCCGTTCGTTGGTGGTCGGTAACCGGCATGGCGGCGCTGGTGCTGTACGGAGTGTGCGTCGCGACGCCAGGGCATGCCGCGGACATTTCACCCACGAGACTCACCGGCCCGAACGGGATGACCGTTCTCGTGCTGGAACAACATTTTCTCCCCATCGTGGAGATCCATGCCCTCATCAAAGCCGGCTCGGCGCAGGACCCTCCGGAAAAGGCCGGTCTGGCGAATTTAGTCGCCGGTCTTCTGGATGAAGGCACGACAACCAGATCCTCCAGACAGCTGGCCGAACAGATCGACTTTGTCGGCGGCTCGTTGGGAGTGCAGGCGGGCGAAGATTTCACGACCGCCTCGGCGCGCATACTGAAGAAAGACATCGACCTCGGATTCACGCTTCTCGCCGATATTCTTCAGCGCCCTTCTTTTCCCAAACAAGAGTTCGAACGAGTTCGTTCGCAGATCCTCGGCGAGATTACCAGCGGCAATGACGATCCTGGTCATGTCGCCATGAAGGCCTTCAATCAGTTGGTCTTTCAAAATCATCCCTATCGTTGGCCGGTGAACGGGACTGAGGACACGTTGGGTAAGATCACCTTGGCGGATGTACAGACCTTCTACGCCAAAGAGTATCTTCCCAATCAAGTCATCCTCACCATCGTCGGTGATGTGACGGTGGAACAGGCGACCACCCTTGTCCAGACACATTTTGGATCTTGGAAGAAAGGAATGGTCCCACCCAGAACGGTCAAGAAGCCGGCTGTCATCGACAAAAAGATCGTGCAACTGATCGAAAAGGATCTTACACAATCGACCATTATGATAGGCCACGGCGGAATCAGTAGGATCAACCCGGATTTTTACGCCGTGACCGTCATGAATCATGTATTAGGGGCCGGGGGATTTTCGTCGCGTCTCATGGATTCCATTCGCGACAAGCAGGGGCTTGCCTATGGCATTACCAGTCATTACGACGCCCGATCGATGCCGGGATCCTTCTGGATCAACCTCCAGACTCGCACCGAAACCACCAATCAGGCCATCAACGGCGTCTTGGCGGAAATGAAGGCGATTCGTGAGGCTCCGGTCAGCGATCAGGAATTGGCCGATGCCAAAGCATTTTTGATGGGCAGCTTCCCCCTACGGCTTGATTCTACGGCGAAGCTGGCTCAAGTCTTGGCGCAAGTGGAGTTTTTCGGGTTGGGGTTCGACTACTTCAGCCAGTACCCAAAATGGATCGAACGAGTCACGAAAGAGGATGTGCAGCGCGTGGCAAAACAATATCTGGACCCTCAACACTACGCGCTCGTCGTGGTCGGCAATGTTGCGAAGGCGAAAGTTCGCCACTAG
- the rlmN gene encoding 23S rRNA (adenine(2503)-C(2))-methyltransferase RlmN, translating into MISPGTATTLLGLTEAQMVKFVRARHWPDYRAQQLLRWLYQRRARTLTDMTDLPMHDRMTLSQSIKIGRSTSVTTLSSEDGTRKLLLTLDDGLTIEAVLIPDEDRLTLCVSTQVGCMLDCGFCLTGQMGLKRNLKLHEIIDQILTAQDLLSSNESLTNLVFMGMGEPLANVDNLKAAVTALTNKPWGLGWSPRRLTVSTAGLASRLPEVAALGVNLAVSLNATTEEQRRELMPAASEIASLRSLLAACRRYPLTPRQRLTFEYVLLAGVNDHATDARRLVQLLRSMRCKVNLIPFNEFPGSPFRRPSEQAVLRFQSILRDAGLDAFVRKSRGRDVLGACGQLGELPDSRPSLPLTPIETRC; encoded by the coding sequence ATGATCTCTCCCGGTACCGCGACGACGCTCTTGGGTCTCACCGAAGCCCAGATGGTGAAGTTTGTCCGCGCGCGGCACTGGCCCGACTATCGGGCACAGCAACTCTTGCGATGGCTCTATCAACGACGCGCGCGAACCCTCACCGACATGACGGATCTCCCCATGCATGATCGCATGACGCTCTCGCAATCCATCAAGATCGGGCGCTCGACATCCGTCACGACGTTGTCGTCCGAGGATGGAACGCGCAAACTGCTCTTGACGCTCGACGACGGCTTGACGATCGAGGCCGTCCTGATCCCGGATGAGGATCGGTTGACGCTCTGCGTGTCCACTCAAGTCGGGTGCATGTTGGATTGTGGGTTTTGCCTGACCGGACAAATGGGGCTTAAACGCAACCTCAAGCTGCACGAAATCATCGATCAAATCTTGACCGCACAAGATCTACTGAGCTCCAATGAGTCCCTCACGAATCTTGTGTTCATGGGGATGGGAGAACCTCTGGCCAATGTGGACAATCTCAAGGCCGCCGTGACGGCGTTGACGAACAAGCCGTGGGGCCTTGGCTGGTCGCCTAGACGCCTGACGGTCTCGACGGCGGGGCTGGCATCTCGCCTTCCGGAGGTCGCGGCGCTCGGCGTGAATCTCGCCGTCTCGCTCAACGCCACCACTGAGGAACAGCGGCGAGAGCTGATGCCTGCTGCCAGCGAAATCGCTTCGCTTCGGTCGCTCCTGGCCGCCTGTCGCCGCTATCCGCTCACCCCTCGCCAACGGCTGACGTTCGAATATGTGCTGCTCGCCGGCGTCAACGATCATGCGACTGATGCCCGCCGACTGGTCCAATTGCTGAGATCCATGCGGTGCAAGGTCAACTTGATTCCCTTCAATGAATTTCCCGGCAGCCCTTTTCGTCGCCCGTCCGAACAGGCGGTTCTTCGTTTTCAATCCATTCTCCGCGATGCCGGCCTCGATGCGTTTGTTCGAAAGAGCCGAGGACGAGATGTGCTCGGCGCCTGCGGACAACTTGGAGAACTCCCCGACAGCCGACCCTCCCTTCCCTTGACACCTATTGAAACTCGTTGCTAG
- a CDS encoding TIGR00282 family metallophosphoesterase, with protein MKVLCLGDIMGEPGRRAVARAVPRLVAQHRIDAVIANGENLAGGFGVTPELAEELFDTGISVITTGNHAWDKKEAIDYFSREPRLLRPANYPTGVPGNGSVVIETAGGERLAVLQLMGRVYMPTIDCPFQTAKRELSRLKRETSAIIVDMHAEATSEKMAMGHFLDGEVVAVVGTHTHVQTADEQILPKGTAYITDIGMTGPLHSVIGVKKELAIEKFLTAMPRRFEVASGPSVFCAVLLELHPRLGKVIAFERIRLID; from the coding sequence ATGAAGGTCCTCTGTCTCGGGGACATCATGGGAGAGCCGGGTCGCCGGGCTGTCGCGCGTGCGGTGCCTCGGCTGGTCGCACAGCATCGTATCGATGCGGTCATCGCCAATGGTGAAAATCTGGCCGGAGGGTTCGGGGTCACGCCCGAGTTGGCCGAGGAACTGTTCGATACCGGCATCTCGGTGATCACCACCGGAAATCATGCGTGGGATAAGAAAGAGGCGATCGATTATTTTTCTCGCGAGCCTCGTTTGTTGCGGCCGGCGAATTATCCCACGGGCGTTCCTGGAAACGGGAGCGTCGTCATCGAGACCGCGGGCGGTGAGCGGTTGGCCGTATTACAGCTGATGGGGCGGGTGTATATGCCGACGATCGATTGCCCGTTTCAGACGGCTAAACGCGAGTTGTCACGGTTGAAGCGGGAGACGTCCGCGATCATCGTCGACATGCATGCGGAGGCGACGTCGGAAAAGATGGCCATGGGGCATTTCCTGGACGGGGAGGTGGTCGCTGTTGTCGGTACACATACGCACGTACAGACCGCCGATGAACAAATCCTTCCGAAGGGCACTGCGTACATCACGGATATCGGCATGACGGGACCGCTCCATTCGGTGATCGGGGTCAAGAAAGAATTGGCGATCGAAAAATTTTTGACCGCGATGCCGCGGCGGTTTGAAGTCGCCTCGGGACCGTCCGTGTTTTGCGCGGTTCTGCTTGAGCTCCATCCTCGTCTGGGCAAGGTGATCGCGTTTGAACGGATTCGCCTCATCGATTAG